A DNA window from Eremothecium cymbalariae DBVPG#7215 chromosome 3, complete sequence contains the following coding sequences:
- a CDS encoding KUP/HAK/KT family potassium transporter (similar to gb|AAB17122.2| [Debaryomyces occidentalis]), whose product MEDFEAQSDKVFATSAVEEAPNEYIEKKDRKWLTTLTLAFSSLGSIYGDLGTSPLYVLTTLFDSGVEVSEANVFGALSCIFWVFTLIVICKYCLIVLTLGPNNGEGGQIAIYSKISQVLNTGPKGVSLAGNAPEKDSVILERSRTADNPTSTTSSLFRKKFSLLERANIRKGFSFSTMAMCLLGCSLVISDGLLTPTTSVLSAIDGIAVSVPSFKDKVLPISVCVLIGLFTLQPLGTNVVSALFSPVIFLWFITIFVIGVFNIVSYPMIFKTLNPVYAIRFLRHHGIYVLASVMLSITGCEAMFADVGHFSPLSVQLTLAFFVYPCLITTYLGQGAYLLKHPEAASNVFYMSIPGNADTWFYWFVFVIAALATVFASQTLILGVFSIIQQMVHLDCCPKLRIIHKSAKHHGRVYLPAVNIILMIAVICTCIGFKSSNNVTSAYGLGVSMDLFLTSTFMAICMIVVYNVHWAIVLAYYLGFGTFEIILVIGNLRKVADGAWFTLMMTAITTGIFALWRWGRNLMIREEQEGRPRLNQLIVNEQSRSQEVVQLGDEIPSINIALSHVDLIIEKQHQVKRLTKYPALALLFTELTPLLESAGSVPKLFSEIANSFPNIPEFFVFVAIKIVSVPYLEVDQRVLVEPMKNVNGFYRCVFQFGFMNKVAVAEEDVRHLLSIIALSNPNQYHSVSKSLGAQELPVIRIFGSNVIRGKRTQEWEGKSMFSSPKAITKFFLKPLEVGLSIISFTHFISYKIIQSCAAGQNTLVM is encoded by the coding sequence atggaagattttgaagcacAGAGTGATAAAGTGTTTGCAACTTCCGCGGTAGAAGAAGCGCCGAACGAgtatattgaaaaaaaggacCGCAAATGGCTCACTACGTTAACTTTGGCGTTCAGTAGTTTGGGCTCTATTTATGGAGATCTTGGCACATCGCCCTTATATGTGCTAACAACTTTGTTCGATAGTGGTGTAGAAGTTAGCGAAGCGAATGTGTTTGGTGCATTGTCCTGTATCTTTTGGGTATTCACTTTGATTGTGATATGCAAGTACTGTCTTATAGTGCTGACTTTGGGACCTAATAATGGCGAGGGTGGGCAGATTGCAATCTATTCTAAAATCTCTCAGGTTTTAAATACAGGTCCAAAAGGTGTCAGTTTGGCAGGAAATGCTCCCGAAAAAGACTCAGTAATTTTGGAGAGGTCAAGAACTGCTGACAACCCAACATCGACGACTAGTTCTTTGTTCAGGAAGAAATTCTCTTTGTTGGAGCGTGCGAATATTAGGAAGGGATTTTCATTTTCCACTATGGCAATGTGCCTGTTGGGGTGTTCACTTGTGATCAGTGACGGATTATTAACCCCAACAACTTCCGTTTTATCTGCCATTGATGGTATCGCTGTATCTGTACCGTCGTTTAAAGATAAGGTGCTTCCTATTTCGGTTTGCGTACTGATAGGGCTGTTCACCTTGCAACCTCTGGGCACCAACGTGGTATCAGCACTGTTTTCACCAGtcatttttctttggtTCATAACAATATTTGTGATTGGAGTATTCAATATTGTTTCTTACCCTATGATTTTCAAGACGCTTAACCCTGTATATGCAATAAGATTCTTGAGGCATCACGGGATTTATGTTCTGGCTTCAGTTATGTTGTCAATTACTGGTTGTGAGGCAATGTTTGCAGACGTTGGACATTTCAGTCCACTCTCCGTGCAGCTTACGTTagcattttttgtttatcCATGCTTAATTACAACATACCTCGGCCAGGGTGCTTACCTGCTGAAGCATCCAGAGGCTGCTTCCAACGTGTTTTATATGAGTATACCAGGTAACGCAGATACTTGGTTCTACTGGTTTGTGTTTGTGATTGCGGCCCTAGCAACCGTTTTTGCCTCACAGACTTTGATCTTGGGTGTTTTCTCAATCATTCAACAGATGGTACATCTTGATTGTTGCCCTAAGCTGCGGATTATCCACAAGTCAGCTAAACACCATGGTAGGGTATATCTTCCCGCGGTTAATATTATCCTTATGATTGCTGTTATATGCACATGTATTGGTTTTAAATCATCTAATAACGTCACTTCAGCGTACGGTCTTGGTGTGTCTATGGATCTATTCCTCACATCAACTTTCATGGCTATATGTATGATTGTTGTTTACAATGTCCATTGGGCGATAGTATTAGCTTACTATCTCGGTTTCGGTACTTTCGAAATCATTTTAGTTATAGGCAACCTAAGGAAAGTAGCCGATGGTGCTTGGTTTACGCTAATGATGACCGCAATTACGACAGGTATCTTTGCACTGTGGAGATGGGGTAGAAACCTAATGATCCGCGAGGAACAGGAAGGTAGACCTAGGCTTAACCAATTGATTGTTAATGAGCAGTCTAGAAGCCAGGAGGTGGTTCAATTAGGGGACGAGATTCCTTCGATTAACATTGCTTTGAGCCATGTTGATTTgattattgaaaaacaaCATCAGGTAAAACGGCTCACGAAATATCCAGCACTTGCATTGTTATTTACAGAACTTACACCTTTGCTGGAATCTGCAGGTAGCGTTCCTAAACTTTTCAGTGAAATCGCAAATTCATTCCCCAACATCCCCGAGttttttgtctttgttGCCATCAAAATAGTATCTGTTCCTTATTTGGAAGTGGATCAGAGGGTATTAGTTGAACCTATGAAGAATGTTAATGGATTCTATCGATGTGTTTTCCAATTTGGTTTCATGAACAAGGTTGCAGTAGCGGAAGAAGACGTACGTCATTTGTTAAGCATCATAGCCCTTTCAAACCCAAATCAATATCATTCTGTATCAAAGAGTCTCGGTGCTCAAGAGTTACCGGTAATACGAATTTTTGGTTCTAACGTTATTAGGGGCAAAAGAACCCAAGAGTGGGAAGGTAAAAGCATGTTTAGTAGCCCGAAAGCGATCactaaattttttttgaaacctTTAGAAGTTGGATTATCGATTATATCTTTTACCCACTTCATCTCCTACAAGATAATCCAGAGCTGCGCAGCGGGTCAAAACACATTGGTGATGTGA
- the CBF1 gene encoding Cbf1p (similar to Ashbya gossypii AFR414W) codes for MTKRIHGSHELNGVRRSNAKRTHVEDTGNIDSELLRDVEVEDVVNKGNGGNSTIGDDAAAAAAAAAAAAARFTNLNDDEEEEEDVGGHGMTGAGVGGHHVQGEHEEEEDEEDDDDELDDLKKDPNVDLDGEDDEDDENKMPGEKLTSRRGRKPAPSAGTPEWKQQRKDSHKEVERRRRENINTAINKVAELLPVKESSKAAILSRAAEYIQKLKETENANIEKWTLQKLLSEQQVSQLTSTNEKLEEELSNAFKEIETLKAKLKSAGIDS; via the coding sequence ATGACTAAGAGGATACATGGGAGTCACGAATTAAATGGAGTTCGGAGATCAAACGCCAAGAGAACACACGTAGAAGACACTGGAAATATTGATTCTGAATTGTTGAGGGATGTTGAGGTAGAAGATGTGGTTAATAAGGGTAATGGTGGTAACTCAACAATTGGAGATGATGCCGCCGCCGCagccgccgccgccgcagcagcagcagcgaGGTTTACTAATTTaaatgacgatgaagaggaagaggaagatgtGGGTGGTCATGGTATGACTGGAGCAGGGGTTGGTGGGCACCACGTTCAAGGGGAGCatgaggaggaggaagacgaggaagacgatgatgatgagctTGATGATTTAAAGAAGGATCCGAATGTAGATCTAGATGGAGAGGACgacgaagatgatgaaaacaaaatgcCTGGTGAGAAACTAACCAGCCGTAGGGGCAGAAAACCTGCTCCAAGTGCTGGAACACCTGAATGGAAACAACAACGGAAGGATTCCCATAAGGAGGTGGAGAGACGGCGCCGTGAAAATATTAACACAGCTATAAATAAGGTGGCAGAACTGTTGCCTGTAAAGGAATCAAGTAAAGCTGCTATATTATCTCGAGCTGCAGAGTACATTCAGAAGCTGAAGGAAACTGAAAACGCGAACATTGAAAAGTGGACATTGCAGAAGCTATTAAGTGAGCAACAAGTTTCTCAACTAACGTCAACAAATGAAAAGCTCGAAGAAGAACTAAGTAACGCTTTTAAAGAAATCGAAACATTGAAGGCTAAATTGAAGAGCGCTGGTATCGATTCTTGA
- the PTK2 gene encoding protein kinase PTK2 (similar to Ashbya gossypii AFR372W), with the protein MTLVNGHSCSKSMIPEDIMESVPSAQQVAEEKRNKALVTPVQNKDVQNGASPVSGGGHDPKIPHSKSKNPFKKFFGRSKSHHLTPLVSNTITSVGYQCVEEHVVDAPSTHVLPMPTGQGEATGGCLRSNIFSGPHKSHKTSIALPSIALHNSNPFANGGRKPTIESPFAVLGTGTEIASPRNLPGTTVLSNRNTSHNLNMYTPTMSAQSSRSLSYYQMEGNDKHEKLLPLPVKNPNDELPVHLRQPSVLLTDNFSFPSCTDGERKIIGEGGSSQVVTIVSNYRKSTVYALKRFKMFSYEEPEEFYSRCMKEYLIAKRLDGHINIIKTFYLMKVPSSATNGIKRSWAFVMQQCVQDMYYYTTLTGWTNKLFEEKWCCFKQIARGLSQMHSLGIAHRDIKLENVLVTDYGALKLTDFGVSTYGIENPDDPTSKRVKLKGFCGSPPHVPPEVMLLSSEKRKKVPIPDDKLEYDPFAMDMWALGVVLYTLIIPYPLFAEAHKDDSRYRQYLAFYDQFTRYCSNFKKEHVYKPGPGVEHPEFSKFQNTDATRVCLRLLDPDPDTRYKMEDLYNDPWFQSIETCVDEGTEEPVKIPELRKTTEGSDSPYAHDILPGDEESLFNTPGLVSHTSNPFLNADRVGLGFTTNSTNPVSASRPSSSSRSLINIAEDTEPCILGSLQAQIELPTLDEEDINTPKLDLHNEERVSLSPLVPTKKISNLSLNDSYGVPGITLFQSTTEHPPSPILSLDQNNGHYISRSSSVVSRNSSATAYAGQNSSGSSLASLARSKRKKIVHMHHECNGKPITTKSTQ; encoded by the coding sequence GCATGATCCCAAAATTCCACATTCCAAGAGTAAAAACCCTTTCAAGAAGTTCTTTGGCAGATCGAAGTCGCATCATTTAACACCTCTGGTGTCGAATACGATAACTTCTGTCGGTTACCAATGTGTTGAGGAACATGTGGTAGATGCTCCTTCTACTCATGTATTGCCTATGCCAACTGGACAGGGTGAGGCGACTGGTGGATGCTTGCGCTCTAATATCTTCAGTGGACCGCACAAGAGCCATAAGACGTCTATTGCTTTGCCCTCAATAGCTCTACATAACTCGAATCCTTTTGCGAACGGTGGCAGGAAACCCACTATAGAGTCTCCGTTTGCAGTTTTGGGAACAGGAACTGAAATTGCATCGCCGAGAAATCTTCCAGGCACGACTGTCTTATCCAACAGGAATACATCCCATAACCTCAACATGTACACTCCTACCATGTCTGCTCAGTCCTCAAGAAGCTTGAGCTACTACCAAATGGAGGGTAACGATAAACACGAGAAATTGTTGCCGTTGCCTGTTAAGAATCCCAATGATGAGTTGCCAGTACACTTAAGGCAGCCCAGTGTTTTATTAACAGATAACTTCTCCTTCCCCTCTTGTACTGATGGCGAGAGGAAAATAATCGGCGAAGGTGGTTCCAGTCAAGTCGTTACGATTGTATCGAACTATCGCAAATCAACCGTATATGCCTTGAAGCGATTTAAGATGTTCTCATATGAGGAACCTGAAGAATTCTATTCCCGGTGTATGAAAGAATACTTGATTGCTAAAAGGTTAGATGGACATATTAACATTATCAAGACGTTTTATCTTATGAAGGTCCCTTCTTCAGCTACTAATGGCATCAAGAGAAGTTGGGCTTTTGTAATGCAACAATGTGTTCAAGACATGTATTATTATACCACCTTAACTGGTTGGACCAATAAGCTCTTTGAAGAGAAGTGGTGTtgttttaaacaaattgcaCGTGGTTTGAGTCAGATGCATAGCTTAGGAATCGCACACCGAGATATAAAGCTTGAAAACGTTCTGGTAACGGATTATGGCGCTCTTAAGTTGACAGACTTTGGCGTTTCTACATATGGTATTGAGAATCCGGATGATCCAACAAGCAAAAGAGTGAAACTAAAAGGTTTTTGTGGCTCTCCTCCACACGTGCCCCCGGAAGTCATGTTGTTGAGTTCAGAGAAACGTAAAAAGGTACCTATCCCTGATGATAAATTAGAATATGACCCCTTTGCCATGGATATGTGGGCTCTAGGTGTGGTTTTGTACACATTAATAATACCGTACCCCCTGTTTGCTGAAGCTCATAAAGATGACAGTCGCTATAGGCAGTATCTCGCGTTCTATGATCAGTTTACTCGTTATTGTTCTAATTTCAAGAAAGAGCACGTTTACAAACCAGGGCCAGGCGTAGAACATCCTGAGTTCTccaaatttcaaaatacgGATGCAACACGAGTTTGCTTGAGATTGCTTGATCCTGATCCTGATACTCGTTATAAAATGGAAGACTTGTACAATGATCCGTGGTTTCAATCCATTGAGACGTGTGTAGATGAGGGAACAGAGGAGCCGGTTAAAATCCCCGAGTTGAGGAAAACTACAGAGGGAAGCGACTCTCCTTACGCACACGATATTTTGCCTGGCGACGAAGAATCTTTGTTTAATACACCAGGTCTCGTATCGCATACTTCTAACCCTTTTTTGAATGCCGATAGGGTTGGCCTGGGGTTTACAACAAACTCCACAAACCCTGTATCAGCATCACGCCCAAGTTCAAGCTCGCGTTCTTTGATCAACATTGCGGAGGATACAGAACCTTGTATCCTTGGCTCTTTACAAGCACAAATTGAACTACCCACGttggatgaagaggatatTAATACTCCAAAGCTGGATCTTCATAATGAAGAAAGAGTCAGTTTGTCACCGTTGGTGCCAACCAAAAAGATAAGCAACCTGTCGTTAAACGATTCCTATGGTGTTCCCGGTATCACTTTATTCCAAAGCACTACAGAACATCCTCCTTCACCCATACTTTCCTTAGATCAGAACAATGGCCATTACATCTCCAGGTCTTCTAGTGTCGTTTCTAGAAATAGCAGCGCCACAGCGTATGCAGGACAAAACAGTAGTGGCAGTTCTCTCGCCTCACTTGCCAGATCCAAGAGAAAAAAGATAGTTCACATGCATCACGAATGTAATGGGAAACCAATCACTACCAAATCGACTCAATGA